The sequence below is a genomic window from Littorina saxatilis isolate snail1 unplaced genomic scaffold, US_GU_Lsax_2.0 scaffold_1788, whole genome shotgun sequence.
ttaaagacctcggtcattctgccatgagTGCAAGAGGCTCAGATACCACCTAAAAACGCCGTACCAACTAGATATCTCATCTAAAGGTCGGGGTTACACCCAAGATTATGCCCCAAAAGTCAGTCCTTAATTGATCCAGAAGTcaacttcgcaaagtctttttaccgaaaactcagtgctaaagctccgtgcggcaaGCTTCATGAAGCATACTTCATAGTCGGCTGCGCCCGATTATTGACGGGCTTAATGGTTTCGCTGTGAGGGTGTAAAACAACTGCTATCGTCACCTGACCCTCTTGATGATTTTTGTTTGCAGCACACATGTCTGCACTTGGCCGTTGAACAAGGAAACATGAAGATGGTGGACACTCTTCTGGGTTGTCATCACATCAATGTTGATGCCCGCAGGACTTCAGACAgtaagtgttgttgttgttattgtgttgCTGGTAattgttgtggttgtttttgttgttgctgctgcttctgttgttgttgttgtttttcttgtgtgttttgtttatgtcttcatcattttttttcttgtcttctgctttttctctctccttctccttgTGCTGTCTTGcgtacatgtttttttttttttttgaggtgTAGAATATCATTTAACCTTGtgaagggaggagggggggggggggtggtggcgaAAGGGAGCATTCAAAGACAGACTGCATGTGCAACATGCACAGATGCACAAAGTggcatagacacacacagacacacacacacacacagacacacacacacacacacacacacacaaacacacaaacacacacacacacacaaacacacacacacaaacacacacacaaacacacaaacacacacacacaaacacacacacacacacacgtacacacacaaacacacacacacacacaaacacacaaacacatacacacacaaacacacaaacacacacacacaaacacacacacacaaacacacacacacacacacacacacatacacacacatacacacacattttgcctttgtgtttgtttctgatgACAAGGCCAAAGAGGTAAGGGTCAGTAGGTCAGTTcctattttatttatgttttattcttattgaagtttgtttttcatttacacacacatttgtggctttttattggccAGATATGCTAACTGTGTCCCGTGGAAGTAAGAGAAGAGACACTTTCCCTGCAAATTCTGCAAAATCGAAtgttctttttttgtaaaaaaaaactacatgtatttcttttttggggaagggtaaaaaaaaaaggtctacgGTCGGGAGGAAAAAATTGgcttggccaggaaatcggaAACAATGAATTTTATTTTGCCTAATGCAATGCATGATTTTTCAGGGTGCACTCCCTTGATGACGGCCATGATGAAACACGTCccttctcatccgaaagacgACTGTCTGGATATCATCAGGTTGATGGTGGAGAGAGATGAGAAACCAGACTTCACCGTCACAGTATGtcatgatgagagagagagagagagagagagagagagagagagagagagagagagagagagagagagagagagagagagagagagagagagagagagagagagagagagagagagagagagagagagagagagacttcactgtcttgctgagagagagagaactctttGTTTTCAAGGGTTATAGAATAAACTCTATTGTACTAGGGATAAAGGTTTTTTTATAACAAATAATAATACAAGATAGAAAGGGAGAGCATTTAAAAGaaatacaggcagacagactgagTACACAATGTATTTGCCAGACATGAGATCTATTTTTCACTGAAATAGACTAAAATTACTTGTACTGCAGTGCACAATGCTGTGGACACACGTTCATTGTAAAACCTAGCTCTCATCCAATCATTTTCATCGACAGGACACACGTTCGGGCAAAACGCTGATGATGTTTGCCGTGGGTACCAAAGATGTGCGTGTCCTTGACCTCATTCTCCAGGCGGTGGAGAAGGACGAGGCTCGACGCCTCATTAACATGACCAGCAGGGTAGGCAACTCCGCCGTTCATATGGCGGCTGGTTTCCGTGCCGACGGACACGAAAAAGACAGCAGGGTAAAGGAACAGATGCTTCGAAAGCTGATCATGGCTGGAGGTGAGTTGTCTGAGCAGTAGGATGCAAGATTTAACCTGTTCACTGCCAGGAAATATTTGTATACAATGCATTACCTGTGTTTACCTGAAATGACAACTTCCAGTACGTGTGCCCTCGATGTACAAATTTTAtgaatacaacacacacacacacacacacacacacacacacacacacacactttttggttttttctacaccacacacccacacacgtacacacacacacacacacacacacacgtacacacacacagtgacgtacacacacacacatttctttgttttgttcttcttctgttgttgtttatttatcAGTTTAATGCCTGGTAAAGCAAGTTACCCAGTTACAGGCAGTGTGAAAGGGTTAAAGCTTATAATATTTCTCAGCCCCTATGGTTTACCCCAACGTGCTGTGCTGGCTGTATGGTTGAACGTGCTGTGCTGGCTGTATGGTTGAACGTGCTGTGCTGGTTGTATGGTTGAACGTGCTGTGCTGGCTGTATGGTTGAACGTGCTGTGCTGGCTGTATGGTTGAACGTGCTGTGCTGGCTGTATGGTTGAACGTGCTGTGCTGGCTGTATGGTTGAACGTGCTGCCTTGAGCTGTCTTAGTGCATGTTCACCTATGctagctttgttttgtttgtttgttcgttcatgggctgaaactcccacggcttttacgtgtatgaccgtttttaccccgccgttcaGACAGCCCCACGCCGCTctcaggggaagcatgctgggtattttcgtgtttctaaaaccctccgaactctgacatggattacaggatctttttcgttgcgcacttggtcttgtgcttgcgtgtacacacggggggtgttcggacaccgaggagagtctgcacacaaagttgactctgagaaataaatctctcgccaaacgtggggacgaactcacgctgacagcggccagcTGAATActaatacaaatccagcgcgctaccgactgagctacatccccgccccacctATGCTAGCAATTTTGCCATGCCTCTCGGGCCTTGGGACAAATCTTCTAATGCTGGCTTGAAATTAGAATGACCGTTGTGCTGTTCATGTGGCCAGCAATTTTCAACCAACTTGGTTCTGAAAAAAGTCGCTAGAAAGTTGTTAGAAAAATGGGTTGTAAGTCAGTCATGTGAACAACACTAATTGACTTGTGAACCTAATGgctcacaggttcgaatccaggccgggacggacacaaaTCAAATTTATGTCGCGACTCACAGTCAGTAGCCATTCTACACCCCTGTGTCACTGctgtggcatgtaaaagacttTGGTCACTCGGCCAGAGTGCGGGCTGGTAGCTGATTTATATACTCTTcaacacaaatgtgaccctccaccacggaatgagtcgcatgtcaccttttcatgattttcatatttttacattttcttaaagagttttttattctctatccagtggtgaaaaccgttttagaaaagagtgaacacttttcgagttataagcctgtgactatggtgactctcacactgttactagacaccacccggacttatattatgcctagcgcagaaccgcgtgaggtgacatgcgactcatttcgtggtggagggtcacaaatacacCTTAAAATA
It includes:
- the LOC138957050 gene encoding ANK repeat-containing protein nipk-1-like, yielding MKMVDTLLGCHHINVDARRTSDRCTPLMTAMMKHVPSHPKDDCLDIIRLMVERDEKPDFTVTDTRSGKTLMMFAVGTKDVRVLDLILQAVEKDEARRLINMTSRVGNSAVHMAAGFRADGHEKDSRVKEQMLRKLIMAGGETNRKNNEGFTPNDWARNMIEKVAKLK